A window from Actimicrobium sp. CCC2.4 encodes these proteins:
- a CDS encoding ArgE/DapE family deacylase has product MTTPPPDHSQALDAWIDQHFDDEVRFLQALVRIPTDTPPGDNAPHAEHTAGLLQGFGFEVEQYPVPQAEVVAVGMASITNLIVRRRYGDGKTIALNAHGDVVPPGEGWSVGPYDGTVIDGKLYGRASAVSKSDFASYTFAMRALDALGVAFNGSVELHFTYDEEFGGELGPGYLLRHQLTRPDYLIAAGFSYQVINAHNGCLQMEVTVHGKMAHAAIPDSGIDALQGANTILTALYAQNQRYKAIRSGVTGITHPYLNVGRIEGGTNTNVVPGKVVFKLDRRMIPEENPVEVEADVRGVIAEAAASVPGIQVDIKRLLLAEAWQPQSGNAGLVDALQRHGEAVFGEPIPTSGTPLYTDVRLYGAAGIPAAIYGAGPRTVLESNAKRADEHLVLDDLRRATKVIARTLAELLG; this is encoded by the coding sequence ATGACAACACCACCTCCTGACCACAGCCAAGCCCTCGATGCCTGGATCGATCAGCACTTCGACGACGAAGTCCGCTTCCTGCAAGCGCTGGTGCGTATCCCGACCGACACGCCGCCCGGCGACAACGCCCCGCATGCCGAACACACCGCCGGCCTGCTGCAGGGTTTCGGTTTCGAGGTCGAACAGTATCCGGTACCTCAGGCCGAGGTCGTTGCCGTCGGCATGGCCTCGATCACCAACCTGATCGTGCGGCGTCGCTACGGCGACGGCAAGACCATCGCCCTCAATGCTCACGGTGACGTGGTGCCGCCGGGCGAGGGCTGGAGCGTCGGTCCGTATGACGGCACCGTCATCGATGGCAAGCTGTATGGCCGTGCCTCGGCGGTCAGCAAGAGCGACTTCGCCAGTTACACCTTCGCGATGCGGGCACTCGATGCGTTGGGCGTGGCGTTCAACGGCAGCGTCGAACTGCACTTTACGTACGACGAAGAATTCGGCGGCGAGCTCGGCCCCGGCTATCTGTTGCGTCACCAGCTGACCCGCCCCGATTACCTGATCGCCGCCGGTTTCAGCTACCAGGTTATCAACGCGCACAACGGTTGCCTGCAGATGGAAGTGACGGTGCACGGCAAGATGGCGCATGCGGCGATTCCCGACTCCGGCATCGATGCACTGCAAGGTGCGAATACGATTCTCACTGCCCTGTACGCGCAGAACCAGCGCTACAAGGCGATTCGTTCAGGGGTCACCGGGATCACCCATCCCTACCTCAATGTCGGCCGCATCGAAGGAGGGACCAATACCAACGTCGTACCGGGCAAGGTCGTGTTCAAGCTCGATCGCCGCATGATCCCCGAAGAAAATCCGGTCGAAGTCGAAGCCGACGTGCGTGGCGTGATCGCTGAAGCTGCTGCCTCGGTGCCCGGCATCCAGGTCGACATCAAGCGTCTGCTGCTGGCCGAGGCGTGGCAGCCGCAGTCGGGCAATGCTGGGTTAGTCGACGCGTTACAGCGGCATGGCGAAGCCGTTTTTGGCGAACCGATCCCGACCTCGGGGACGCCGCTGTATACCGATGTCCGGCTGTACGGCGCAGCCGGTATTCCGGCTGCGATTTATGGTGCTGGACCGCGCACGGTGCTGGAGTCGAACGCCAAGCGTGCAGATGAACATCTGGTGCTTGATGACTTGCGACGTGCCACCAAGGTTATTGCGCGTACGTTGGCGGAGCTGTTGGGCTGA
- a CDS encoding response regulator: protein MSSKACHILIIDDSADDRANLRQMLLRGSERRYRFTDAELGLKGLKLIADARHAAPDKLPFDCILLDFNLPDIDAHRVLLELCAENTLPPCPVVVITGWNSVDSTVGGKLLRAGAQDYIGKSWTTPESITRAIENAIERFDLMTQRSVEVRALSESEGRYRNLFDSISDCMCVLEKIENQPGTALDFRCVATNPAFAASYGVSSVAGKTLRQILPNDSEDWFNIYDQVWSTGFPAHFESTIPAESRDIEVRAFNIGEPTARKLVLIRNDITQRKESERKLLKLAQTLRDQDSRKDEFLAMLAHELRNPLAPITMAASVLQRAGIDPITLREVSAIVSRQAEHMTCLVDDLLDVSRINKGLVTLNHDVLDLNDIVANAIEQVRSLIDKKEHKLSIHMTGNAMYVVGDRVRLVQVFANIFTNATKYTPKNGEIGVELSIDGNRVCATVRDNGIGMSESLLPHVFDIFTQAHRTSDRMDGGLGLGLSLVKRLVGLMGGTVTAHSDGPSTGSTFVVTLPLFDYAPVATDKAVTAVAGNLRGKHVVLVDDNIDAATTLAILLELEGHTVSVGYTGEQALHLAFADTPNPPQAFFLDIGLPGIDGYELARRLRDDLRTSKALLVAISGYGQPQDCERSRLAGFNHHIEKPADLSRLLELLNAIQ from the coding sequence ATGAGCAGCAAAGCCTGTCACATTCTGATCATCGACGACAGCGCTGACGACCGCGCCAATCTGCGGCAAATGCTGCTGCGCGGGTCGGAGCGGCGCTATCGATTCACCGATGCCGAACTCGGCTTGAAAGGACTGAAGTTGATCGCCGATGCGCGACATGCGGCGCCTGACAAGCTGCCGTTTGATTGCATCCTGCTCGACTTCAATCTGCCCGATATCGATGCGCACAGAGTGCTGCTGGAGCTGTGCGCTGAAAATACACTGCCTCCTTGCCCGGTAGTGGTCATCACTGGCTGGAACAGCGTGGACAGCACAGTTGGCGGCAAACTTTTGCGTGCCGGGGCCCAAGACTATATTGGCAAGAGCTGGACCACCCCGGAGAGCATTACGCGCGCCATTGAAAACGCGATAGAGCGCTTCGACTTGATGACGCAGCGCAGTGTCGAGGTGCGTGCCCTCAGCGAGTCGGAGGGACGCTATCGCAATCTGTTCGACTCCATCAGCGATTGCATGTGTGTACTGGAAAAAATCGAGAACCAACCGGGCACGGCGTTGGACTTTCGCTGCGTGGCAACAAATCCGGCTTTCGCGGCAAGTTACGGTGTATCTAGCGTGGCCGGAAAAACCTTGCGGCAGATACTGCCGAATGATTCCGAGGACTGGTTCAACATCTATGATCAGGTTTGGTCGACTGGCTTTCCGGCCCATTTCGAAAGCACCATACCCGCAGAGTCGCGGGATATTGAGGTGCGCGCGTTCAACATCGGTGAGCCGACCGCAAGAAAGCTTGTTCTCATCCGCAATGACATCACGCAGCGCAAGGAGTCAGAGCGGAAACTGTTGAAGCTGGCGCAAACACTGCGCGATCAGGATAGTCGTAAAGATGAGTTTCTGGCTATGCTGGCACACGAGCTACGTAATCCGCTGGCCCCGATTACCATGGCCGCCAGCGTGTTGCAGCGAGCGGGCATTGACCCGATAACGCTGCGTGAAGTCAGTGCCATCGTGTCCCGGCAAGCCGAACACATGACTTGCCTGGTGGATGATTTACTCGATGTATCGCGCATCAACAAAGGCCTGGTCACGCTGAATCACGACGTGCTTGATCTCAACGATATCGTGGCAAACGCGATCGAGCAGGTACGCTCATTGATAGATAAAAAGGAACACAAGCTCTCCATTCACATGACTGGCAATGCGATGTATGTCGTCGGTGATCGGGTTCGGCTGGTTCAAGTCTTTGCGAATATTTTTACGAATGCCACCAAATACACACCGAAAAACGGTGAAATTGGCGTTGAACTCTCCATCGATGGAAACCGTGTCTGTGCGACGGTGCGCGATAACGGCATCGGTATGAGCGAGAGCCTGTTGCCACATGTATTTGATATTTTTACGCAGGCCCATCGAACGTCAGATCGCATGGACGGTGGTTTGGGGCTGGGCTTGTCGCTGGTGAAACGTCTGGTTGGTTTGATGGGCGGTACCGTAACGGCACACAGCGATGGTCCATCAACGGGTAGCACCTTTGTGGTGACTCTTCCCTTATTTGACTATGCGCCAGTGGCTACGGACAAGGCAGTCACTGCAGTGGCCGGCAACCTAAGGGGAAAACATGTTGTGCTGGTGGATGACAACATCGATGCAGCGACCACGTTGGCAATATTGCTGGAGTTGGAAGGTCACACGGTATCAGTGGGCTATACAGGCGAACAGGCTCTTCATCTGGCATTTGCTGATACCCCCAACCCGCCACAAGCATTTTTTCTCGATATCGGTTTGCCGGGGATAGACGGATACGAGTTAGCCAGAAGGCTACGCGATGACCTTAGAACATCCAAAGCGCTCCTGGTCGCAATCAGTGGTTATGGACAACCTCAAGACTGCGAAAGGTCGCGTTTAGCAGGATTTAACCACCACATTGAGAAGCCGGCTGATCTGTCCAGACTGCTGGAACTACTGAATGCAATACAGTGA
- a CDS encoding ATP-binding protein translates to MSSAADTMLPRAGGPYSIKRHGTSLTVCETEPVQAPGCIQAHGVLLTVRRADLTILQVSENSADFLGKSPEQLLGQPLRSLLDVRQEARLLEMLATGSIERNALFAFTLAANGSVPPLDVSVHTTNGVVVLECEATGRSVSHLVHPDGDFFALVRAAVSRLQNITGLLNYCDRIAHEVRAITGLDRVMVYRFHADMHGEVVAESKLDELAPWLGLHYPEADIPRQARDLYKRIWIRPVPDAAGALVEMVPLAEPDSGQPLDMTHCTLRGASVMYTEYLANMKVAASLTMPILIDGELWGLIACHNQSPTTFPHQVRGACELLAQVASLQLKSSDSIDQMTYRLKVEEIHQKLVMKAAREGDLLALSDRQPSLRDAMDVEGAALYHMNRWWCAGKTPDETQLDALSDWINQRPEFDSLTRPAYVTDQLSRAYPPAAQFVDVASGLLAVQISRTRQDLIMWFRTETIRKVNWAGNPDDKPLVPGPHGMRLTPRRSFEVFVESVRARSRPWSELEVDCALRLRLLIMDLVISSGEQIADLNVDLTSSNEELDAFAYVASHDLKEPLRGIHRYAHQLMENMEGWGSEHRQRLESLMRLTLRMDSLLDSLLHYSRVGRTSLEFAPTDLNEVVNEALEMVGVRPNEKTCQVVFTRPLPTALCDMIRVREVFSNLISNALKYTQKKVPRIEIGFITVDEINHRPKAPATADGHSIYFVRDDGIGIEERHFEQIFRMFKRLHGSDEFGGGVGAGLTVVKKVVSRHGGDIWLDSVPHGGSTFYFTLPCFTDDGLKKGRITL, encoded by the coding sequence ATGAGTAGCGCTGCCGACACAATGCTGCCGCGGGCAGGCGGTCCCTACAGTATCAAGCGCCATGGCACCAGTTTGACTGTGTGCGAAACCGAGCCAGTTCAGGCGCCCGGCTGCATTCAGGCGCACGGGGTTTTGCTGACGGTACGCCGCGCGGACTTGACGATCCTGCAGGTCAGCGAAAATAGTGCTGACTTCCTTGGAAAATCCCCTGAACAACTTCTTGGCCAGCCATTACGTTCCCTGCTCGATGTGCGGCAGGAGGCACGCTTGCTGGAAATGCTGGCGACGGGTTCTATCGAACGTAACGCCTTGTTTGCTTTTACGTTAGCGGCGAATGGCAGCGTGCCTCCGCTCGACGTCAGCGTACACACCACCAACGGCGTCGTTGTGCTTGAGTGTGAGGCAACCGGACGCAGCGTCAGTCATCTGGTACACCCGGACGGTGATTTTTTTGCGCTGGTGCGAGCGGCAGTCAGTAGGCTGCAAAACATCACAGGACTCCTTAACTACTGCGACCGGATTGCGCACGAAGTGCGCGCTATTACAGGGCTAGACCGTGTGATGGTCTATCGTTTTCATGCAGACATGCACGGCGAGGTGGTGGCTGAGAGCAAGCTCGATGAGCTTGCACCCTGGTTGGGGTTGCACTATCCGGAAGCCGATATTCCCAGGCAGGCGCGCGATTTGTACAAGCGCATCTGGATTCGCCCGGTACCAGACGCCGCTGGCGCGCTGGTGGAAATGGTGCCGTTGGCCGAGCCGGATAGCGGCCAGCCGCTGGATATGACGCACTGTACCTTGCGCGGTGCGTCAGTGATGTACACCGAATACCTCGCCAATATGAAGGTGGCCGCATCGCTAACGATGCCGATCCTAATCGACGGCGAGCTGTGGGGCCTGATCGCCTGCCACAACCAGTCACCAACTACTTTTCCGCACCAGGTGCGCGGCGCCTGCGAGCTACTGGCGCAGGTAGCGTCCTTGCAGCTCAAGTCCAGTGACTCCATCGACCAAATGACTTACCGCTTGAAGGTCGAGGAGATCCATCAGAAATTAGTGATGAAAGCGGCGCGGGAAGGCGATCTGCTGGCGTTATCGGACCGACAGCCTTCGCTGCGTGATGCGATGGACGTCGAGGGTGCGGCGCTCTATCACATGAACCGCTGGTGGTGCGCCGGAAAGACGCCGGACGAGACGCAGCTCGACGCCTTATCGGACTGGATCAACCAACGTCCGGAGTTCGATTCGCTCACCCGGCCGGCCTATGTGACTGACCAGCTGAGTCGTGCCTATCCGCCTGCAGCCCAATTCGTCGACGTCGCTAGCGGCTTGCTGGCGGTGCAGATTTCGCGCACCCGACAGGATTTGATCATGTGGTTTCGTACCGAGACGATACGCAAGGTCAACTGGGCCGGTAACCCGGACGACAAGCCACTGGTGCCCGGACCGCACGGCATGCGCCTGACCCCGCGTCGCTCGTTTGAGGTGTTTGTCGAATCGGTCCGTGCGCGCTCGCGGCCGTGGTCGGAGCTGGAAGTCGATTGCGCCTTGCGATTACGGCTACTGATCATGGACCTCGTCATCTCATCTGGCGAGCAGATAGCCGATTTGAATGTCGATCTGACGAGTAGCAATGAAGAGCTTGATGCGTTCGCGTATGTCGCCTCGCATGATCTGAAAGAGCCGCTGCGTGGCATACACCGCTACGCGCACCAGTTAATGGAAAATATGGAGGGATGGGGCAGCGAGCACCGTCAGCGGCTGGAGAGTTTGATGCGACTCACACTGCGCATGGACAGTCTGCTTGACTCGCTGCTGCATTACTCGCGCGTCGGCCGCACGTCGCTGGAATTCGCGCCGACAGATCTGAACGAAGTGGTAAATGAAGCACTCGAGATGGTCGGCGTACGGCCCAATGAAAAAACCTGCCAGGTCGTTTTCACGCGGCCGTTGCCGACGGCGCTGTGCGACATGATCAGAGTACGGGAAGTGTTCAGTAACCTCATTAGCAACGCGCTAAAGTACACTCAAAAAAAGGTGCCGCGCATCGAGATCGGCTTCATCACTGTCGATGAAATCAATCATCGACCGAAAGCGCCAGCGACAGCCGACGGGCATTCCATCTATTTTGTGCGCGACGATGGCATAGGTATCGAAGAACGCCACTTCGAACAAATTTTCCGTATGTTCAAGCGCCTGCACGGGAGCGACGAATTCGGTGGCGGTGTCGGTGCCGGGCTGACGGTAGTCAAGAAAGTGGTCAGCCGCCACGGCGGCGACATCTGGCTGGATTCAGTTCCACATGGCGGCAGTACTTTTTATTTCACCCTGCCCTGTTTTACCGACGATGGGTTGAAGAAGGGCAGGATAACTTTATGA
- a CDS encoding glutathione S-transferase — translation MQIELYYWPDIQGRGEFIRLVLEAADADYIDVARGEEGMTQLLETLQSTAITHPPFAPPFIRVDGAVIAQVASILQALGAQLELVPSDEAGRAWVHQCQLTIADFVGEVHDTHHPVGGSAYYEDQKPEALRRSTEFRRERLSKFLHYFESILERNPAGDTWLVGDTLTYVDLSMFQMLAGLGYAFPKAMARVGAEVPRLLALQQRVAQVPTVARYLRSKRRLAFNNDDIWRHYPELDD, via the coding sequence ATGCAGATCGAACTCTACTACTGGCCCGACATCCAGGGCCGCGGCGAATTCATCCGGCTGGTACTCGAAGCGGCCGATGCCGACTACATCGATGTGGCGCGCGGCGAAGAGGGCATGACGCAGCTGCTCGAGACTTTGCAAAGTACCGCCATCACCCATCCGCCCTTTGCGCCGCCGTTCATCCGCGTTGATGGCGCGGTCATCGCGCAGGTCGCAAGTATCCTGCAGGCGCTCGGAGCGCAACTGGAGCTGGTGCCGTCCGACGAGGCCGGCCGGGCCTGGGTGCATCAATGCCAACTGACCATTGCCGACTTCGTCGGCGAAGTCCATGACACCCATCATCCGGTCGGCGGCAGTGCGTATTACGAGGATCAGAAACCGGAGGCGCTGCGTCGTTCGACTGAATTCCGGCGCGAACGGCTGAGCAAATTCCTGCACTACTTCGAGAGCATCCTCGAGCGCAATCCGGCCGGCGACACCTGGCTGGTAGGGGATACGCTGACCTATGTCGACCTGTCGATGTTCCAGATGCTGGCCGGACTGGGCTATGCCTTTCCGAAGGCGATGGCGCGGGTCGGTGCCGAGGTGCCGCGCCTGCTGGCATTGCAGCAGCGGGTTGCGCAGGTGCCCACCGTGGCGCGCTATCTGCGCTCGAAAAGACGGCTGGCTTTTAATAATGATGATATCTGGCGGCATTACCCGGAGCTCGATGATTGA